A single region of the Thermodesulfatator indicus DSM 15286 genome encodes:
- a CDS encoding flagellin, which yields MALNINTNIAALRARNQLNKTSQSLQKSLERLSSGLRINWAADDAAGLAIADGLKMTATGLGQAIRNANEGISLIKVADGALIEYGNILNTLKEKVTQAANATQNAETRKSIQRDINKLLTELNNIARTTEFNGQKLLSGSFVNKKFQIGSASYVTASLSIRSAETNAVGGTKTAIMNLNTIGPMQLTITNAASGLSVTTETIELNYNNNPANGAGALANEINRYSGVTGVTAVAVVESQSDVIQAGTISGLKINGVDIGDITVQAADADGALVSAINAKSLQTGVEATVTEDGKLVLNSVDGRAIKVEADSGLSTVLGKSGQDLSTLGHIRLIQKGVADFQIKGAGGLGIGANIELNGDVTLDDDSVLAAGSTILSGSTLKAGSLVGGDLTISGASTTTQVTLVKAGSTLKTGSIIAEGTQITGDITVSEASLNSDMLVKAGSQLKAGTTIGAGTVVYGTLAEALNVADGTVIGDGGAVLANDVTLNTDIVLKYSSVTNTQIASGSKIAAGSILGADFEITADATFNADMELLAGSTIADGSTLKAGSIIGGDVTVATGATINTTQESRLVQGSTLKAGSVLAQGSVINDADEVEVASDTTLNQDTVIGAGSKLITGTKLAAGTVVNQDMYLSTAEFTYDSNDTRWELNTGDGSVVKVTAGTVLEQDMYVVGTNYTLDTVNSQYVVSTSSDEVTLTNDMVLKAGSMLNTDTSAGINSSVVLKSTGEIGQVETKKLSDINVLTYEGAQVALTIVDAAIADIDGIRAELGSAQNQLQSTVANISVTQVNLKAAEAGIREVDFSAESSNFSKMQVLMQAGMFALAQSNTIPQMAVQLLQGR from the coding sequence ATGGCACTCAACATCAACACTAACATTGCGGCCCTAAGGGCCAGAAACCAGCTCAACAAAACTTCGCAGTCCTTGCAGAAGTCTCTTGAGCGTTTGTCTTCAGGTCTTCGTATTAACTGGGCGGCGGACGACGCCGCAGGGCTCGCTATTGCTGACGGCCTTAAGATGACGGCCACAGGTTTGGGGCAAGCCATTCGTAACGCCAACGAGGGTATCTCGCTCATCAAGGTGGCTGACGGTGCGCTTATTGAGTACGGTAACATCTTGAACACCTTGAAAGAAAAGGTTACCCAGGCGGCTAACGCCACTCAGAACGCTGAGACCCGCAAGTCCATCCAGCGTGACATTAACAAGTTGCTTACCGAGCTAAACAACATTGCCCGCACCACGGAGTTTAACGGGCAGAAGCTCCTTTCCGGTTCTTTCGTGAACAAGAAGTTTCAGATCGGTTCGGCTTCTTACGTTACGGCCTCACTCAGCATCCGCAGTGCGGAAACAAATGCCGTTGGCGGAACCAAAACCGCTATAATGAATCTTAACACTATCGGCCCTATGCAGCTTACCATTACCAACGCGGCCTCAGGTCTTTCTGTTACTACGGAAACCATAGAGCTAAACTACAACAACAATCCTGCCAACGGTGCGGGAGCTCTGGCCAATGAGATTAACCGCTATTCCGGTGTTACTGGAGTTACCGCGGTGGCGGTGGTGGAATCTCAGTCTGATGTCATTCAGGCAGGCACTATTTCCGGTCTCAAAATAAACGGCGTAGATATTGGGGATATTACGGTTCAAGCGGCTGATGCCGATGGTGCTTTGGTTTCGGCTATCAATGCCAAAAGCCTTCAAACTGGAGTTGAAGCCACCGTTACTGAAGATGGTAAACTGGTGTTAAATTCGGTTGACGGACGGGCCATAAAGGTAGAAGCTGACAGTGGCCTTTCAACTGTTCTCGGTAAAAGTGGGCAAGATCTTTCCACTCTAGGCCACATTCGCTTGATTCAAAAGGGTGTGGCTGACTTTCAGATTAAGGGTGCAGGGGGCTTAGGTATCGGGGCCAACATTGAGCTCAACGGAGATGTAACCCTTGACGACGATTCCGTGCTGGCTGCGGGTTCTACCATATTAAGTGGTTCAACTTTAAAGGCAGGCTCTCTGGTTGGAGGAGATCTCACTATAAGTGGAGCTTCCACTACTACCCAGGTAACCCTGGTAAAAGCTGGTTCAACGCTTAAAACAGGTTCAATAATTGCTGAAGGCACTCAGATTACTGGAGATATTACCGTAAGTGAGGCCTCTCTTAATTCCGACATGCTAGTTAAAGCTGGAAGCCAGCTTAAGGCTGGCACAACTATTGGTGCGGGGACGGTGGTTTACGGTACTTTGGCAGAGGCCCTTAACGTGGCTGACGGTACGGTCATAGGTGATGGAGGCGCTGTCCTAGCAAATGACGTAACCCTTAATACAGACATAGTTTTAAAATACAGCTCTGTGACTAACACTCAAATTGCAAGTGGCAGTAAAATAGCGGCTGGAAGTATCTTGGGGGCAGATTTTGAAATAACAGCTGATGCTACTTTTAATGCCGACATGGAGCTTCTGGCCGGCTCTACTATTGCAGATGGTTCTACCCTTAAAGCCGGTTCCATTATTGGTGGAGATGTTACAGTAGCTACAGGTGCAACAATAAATACCACGCAGGAATCAAGGTTAGTACAGGGTTCTACGTTAAAAGCAGGTTCTGTTCTGGCGCAGGGCTCGGTTATTAACGACGCCGATGAGGTGGAAGTAGCTTCAGACACCACTCTTAACCAGGATACCGTTATAGGTGCTGGCTCTAAGTTAATCACCGGAACTAAGCTTGCGGCGGGAACAGTTGTGAATCAGGATATGTATCTTTCAACGGCTGAATTTACTTATGATTCAAATGATACTAGATGGGAGCTTAATACTGGTGACGGCTCTGTAGTAAAGGTTACAGCAGGTACAGTGCTTGAGCAGGACATGTATGTAGTTGGTACTAATTATACTTTAGATACAGTTAACTCTCAATATGTCGTATCTACTAGTAGTGATGAAGTAACCCTTACAAACGACATGGTGCTCAAAGCAGGGAGCATGTTAAATACAGATACTTCAGCTGGTATAAATTCAAGTGTAGTTCTTAAATCTACAGGAGAAATAGGGCAGGTTGAGACTAAAAAGCTTTCAGATATAAATGTACTTACTTACGAAGGGGCGCAGGTCGCACTTACCATCGTTGATGCAGCTATTGCTGACATAGACGGCATTCGGGCGGAACTCGGTTCTGCTCAGAATCAGCTACAATCCACGGTGGCTAACATATCCGTAACTCAGGTGAACTTGAAAGCCGCTGAAGCGGGTATCCGCGAAGTTGATTTCTCGGCAGAAAGCTCAAACTTTAGCAAGATGCAGGTGCTCATGCAGGCGGGTATGTTTGCTCTGGCCCAGTCCAACACCATCCCGCAGATGGCAGTCCAGCTCCTGCAGGGTAGATAA
- the pseI gene encoding pseudaminic acid synthase, with amino-acid sequence MKEFKIANRKVGNNDSVLIIAELSANHKQDIELAKDTIHAMKESGVDAVKLQTYTPDTITIDCSSEYFQIKGGTLWDGKTLYELYKEAYTPWEWHYELKELAEKLGLIFFSTPFDKTAVDFLEKLNVPAYKIASFEITDIPLIEYAASKGKPMIISTGIATLCDIQEAVEACKRVGNEQIILLKCTSAYPAPLEEVNLKTIPNMAETFNCIVGLSDHTLGISVPIAAVALGAKVIEKHFILYKEIETPDKEFSLTPDEFKDMVNAIREVEKALGQGSYEITEKVKKAKEFARSLFVVKDIKEGETFTGENIRSIRPGYGLHPKYLKNVIGKKAKKFLKKGTPLKWEHIDF; translated from the coding sequence ATGAAGGAATTTAAAATTGCTAATAGGAAAGTGGGAAATAATGACTCTGTATTAATAATCGCTGAGCTTTCAGCAAACCACAAACAGGATATTGAACTTGCCAAAGATACGATCCATGCTATGAAAGAATCAGGAGTTGATGCTGTAAAACTTCAAACTTATACACCGGATACTATTACTATTGATTGTAGTAGTGAATATTTCCAGATTAAAGGTGGAACTCTATGGGATGGAAAAACTCTATATGAACTTTATAAAGAAGCTTATACTCCATGGGAATGGCACTATGAGTTAAAAGAACTTGCTGAAAAGTTAGGACTTATTTTTTTCTCCACGCCCTTTGATAAAACAGCAGTTGACTTTTTAGAAAAGTTAAATGTCCCTGCTTATAAAATAGCTTCTTTTGAGATAACAGATATTCCACTTATAGAGTATGCAGCTTCAAAAGGAAAACCGATGATAATTTCTACTGGGATAGCAACTCTTTGTGATATTCAAGAAGCAGTTGAAGCTTGTAAAAGAGTTGGAAATGAACAAATAATACTCTTAAAATGTACTTCTGCTTATCCTGCACCTTTAGAAGAAGTAAACTTGAAAACAATTCCAAACATGGCAGAAACCTTCAACTGCATAGTGGGACTGTCAGACCACACTCTTGGAATTTCTGTTCCAATTGCAGCCGTGGCTCTTGGAGCGAAGGTTATAGAAAAACACTTTATCTTATACAAAGAAATAGAGACACCAGACAAAGAATTTTCTCTGACTCCAGACGAATTCAAAGATATGGTAAATGCCATAAGAGAAGTTGAAAAAGCCCTGGGCCAGGGATCTTACGAAATTACAGAAAAAGTAAAAAAAGCTAAAGAGTTTGCAAGGTCTTTATTTGTCGTAAAAGACATTAAAGAGGGAGAAACTTTCACAGGAGAAAATATTCGTTCCATACGTCCTGGTTACGGTTTACATCCAAAATATTTAAAAAACGTTATTGGTAAAAAAGCTAAGAAATTTCTTAAGAAAGGCACACCTTTAAAGTGGGAACACATTGATTTTTAA
- a CDS encoding 6-hydroxymethylpterin diphosphokinase MptE-like protein — protein sequence MNIQKQLEEKFKKNLAFFEKEFPEIYEKLLTKGKPKVEIDIISTTQINLIVDNAYVYPVSPKHFSLTQVENFLKSPRSLKSPASLSVPELETIVHTYLRKLCDSFASLGGKEENDFSFDGQNMQCLLMEGLLFGYQLEFLLDRLNIKNLVILEMDVELFKPSLYVLDWPKIARYFKEPGRRLDILIEDDPENLAKALIRLFIEDVSFLYFSFAYNFSMFRSPFWEKFEEKFLYFLQAFFRGWGFYDDEVVSLIHTLKNISQQVPVINLKKKLVPNCSACIVGSGPSLDAQLEWLREKRNSLVIFSCGTATKALEKADIKPDFHVELERTAVNYTALNLVKKEFLEEIPIIASCNVDSRIFSLTREPIMFPKYNDVGGKILYRYGKFEELAFCNPTVTNTGLALAINMGFKEIYLAGVDLGFIEPERHHSTKTIYYDEKSRFNIKKLEDTIPYERKDGKIVYTTGIFLYTKQVMEFLLKQYPVKVYNLSDTLPIEGTIPVSIDKACPNGRKDLIPLEELASNRYQAKIKPLEIAELVLASSARNLKLMKEAFSTELKTPHDLFVLIDNLWEIQKNWEKENEISHIMFGGSVKHFQHLLLTCSFKLPPEKFQGFVEGAKKVFIEFADKALANLEVLRDKIAAGELEEIKPNVLPPSKVEPVFYVLA from the coding sequence ATGAATATCCAAAAACAACTTGAAGAAAAGTTTAAAAAAAATCTGGCATTTTTTGAAAAAGAATTTCCTGAAATTTACGAAAAGCTACTCACTAAAGGTAAGCCCAAGGTTGAAATTGATATTATTTCAACCACCCAGATCAACCTGATAGTGGATAACGCTTATGTTTACCCCGTAAGCCCTAAACACTTTTCTCTAACGCAGGTTGAAAATTTTTTAAAAAGTCCGCGGAGCCTCAAGTCTCCCGCGTCTTTAAGTGTTCCCGAATTAGAAACCATTGTTCATACCTATTTACGGAAGCTCTGTGATAGCTTTGCCTCTTTGGGAGGCAAGGAAGAAAATGATTTTTCCTTTGACGGGCAAAATATGCAATGCCTCTTGATGGAAGGGCTCCTTTTTGGTTATCAACTTGAGTTCCTGCTAGATAGGCTTAACATTAAAAATCTCGTTATCCTTGAGATGGACGTGGAGCTTTTCAAACCGAGCCTTTATGTACTTGATTGGCCCAAAATAGCCAGATACTTTAAAGAACCTGGCCGCCGGCTCGACATCCTCATTGAAGACGACCCTGAAAACCTGGCCAAGGCCCTTATTCGGCTTTTTATAGAAGACGTCAGCTTTTTGTATTTCTCTTTTGCTTACAATTTTAGCATGTTCAGGAGCCCTTTCTGGGAGAAGTTTGAAGAAAAGTTTCTCTATTTTCTGCAGGCGTTTTTCAGGGGTTGGGGATTTTACGACGACGAGGTAGTCTCTCTAATACACACCTTGAAGAACATTAGCCAGCAGGTTCCCGTTATCAATCTCAAAAAGAAGCTGGTTCCTAATTGCTCGGCCTGTATAGTAGGTTCTGGGCCTTCGCTTGACGCTCAGCTTGAATGGCTTAGAGAAAAGAGAAACTCTCTGGTTATTTTTTCCTGCGGCACCGCCACCAAAGCCTTGGAAAAGGCAGATATTAAACCTGATTTTCACGTAGAGCTTGAAAGAACGGCTGTTAATTACACCGCTCTTAATTTAGTTAAAAAGGAATTTTTGGAGGAGATTCCGATAATAGCTTCCTGTAATGTGGATTCGCGGATTTTTTCCCTTACCAGAGAGCCAATCATGTTTCCCAAGTATAACGATGTTGGCGGAAAGATACTTTACCGTTACGGCAAGTTTGAAGAGCTTGCCTTTTGTAATCCTACGGTGACCAATACCGGTTTGGCTTTGGCCATAAATATGGGTTTTAAAGAGATTTACCTGGCAGGAGTTGACTTAGGTTTTATTGAGCCTGAAAGGCACCACTCCACCAAAACCATTTATTACGACGAAAAGAGCCGTTTTAACATCAAAAAACTTGAAGATACCATCCCTTATGAGCGCAAAGACGGGAAAATCGTTTATACTACAGGCATTTTCCTTTATACCAAGCAGGTGATGGAGTTCCTTTTGAAGCAATATCCCGTCAAGGTTTATAATCTCAGCGATACCTTACCCATTGAAGGTACCATTCCTGTTTCTATTGATAAGGCCTGCCCAAACGGCCGAAAAGACCTTATTCCGCTAGAAGAGCTTGCCAGCAATCGGTATCAGGCCAAAATTAAACCTTTAGAAATAGCTGAGCTTGTTCTAGCCTCTTCGGCGAGAAACCTTAAGTTAATGAAAGAGGCTTTTTCAACCGAGCTTAAAACACCACACGATCTGTTCGTTTTGATAGACAACCTTTGGGAGATTCAGAAAAATTGGGAAAAAGAAAACGAAATTAGCCACATAATGTTTGGGGGTAGTGTTAAGCACTTTCAGCACTTGCTTTTAACCTGTAGTTTTAAACTTCCGCCGGAAAAGTTTCAGGGCTTTGTGGAAGGGGCCAAAAAGGTTTTTATCGAATTTGCTGACAAGGCTCTGGCAAACCTTGAAGTTTTGAGAGATAAAATAGCCGCTGGCGAGCTAGAAGAAATAAAACCAAACGTGCTACCTCCGTCAAAAGTAGAACCGGTGTTCTACGTTTTGGCTTAG
- the fliS gene encoding flagellar export chaperone FliS, with the protein MYNAALNAYRKNAVTTVEDPQKIVKLLFEEAIKELSLTKNFFDEPLKRGKHLGRAIALVGELQAGVNLEKGGEAAEFLYGLYGAIIRELSQLNGNYKQAEEVIERSIRYLSELKRIWVEQVLNLPSQEKTKPSQASERLAVNAG; encoded by the coding sequence ATGTATAACGCTGCTTTAAATGCTTATCGTAAGAATGCGGTAACTACAGTAGAGGACCCTCAAAAGATTGTTAAACTCCTTTTTGAGGAGGCCATTAAGGAACTTAGTTTGACTAAAAATTTTTTTGATGAACCCCTTAAAAGAGGTAAGCATTTAGGTCGAGCCATTGCGCTTGTTGGCGAGTTGCAGGCCGGTGTAAACCTTGAAAAGGGTGGCGAAGCCGCCGAATTTCTTTATGGTCTTTATGGTGCCATTATACGCGAGTTATCTCAACTTAACGGTAACTACAAACAAGCCGAGGAGGTTATAGAGAGGAGCATTCGCTATCTTTCTGAATTAAAGCGTATTTGGGTAGAGCAAGTATTAAACCTGCCCTCCCAGGAAAAGACTAAGCCATCTCAAGCTTCTGAAAGGTTGGCTGTAAATGCTGGCTAA
- the pseC gene encoding UDP-4-amino-4,6-dideoxy-N-acetyl-beta-L-altrosamine transaminase, with the protein MIKYIPYGKQYIDQDDIKAVEEVLKADFITQGPKVPEFEKKLAEYCDAKYAVVFNSGTSALHAAYFAVGLKEDDEFITTPITFVATANAGLFLRAKPIFIDVEANTGNIDASKIEGKISSQTKLIVPVHYAGHPCDMEKIKEIADRYGLSIVEDACHALGAKYKGSKIGSCKYSDATVFSFHPVKHITTGEGGAVLTNRDDIYEKLLMFRNHGVTKEEEKFVKMKEGDWYYEMQFLGFNYRMTDIQAALGISQLKKLDKFVERRRKIVEIYNKAFDYNPYFDIPVEKDYAYHSYHLYPIRLKNNYKDKKKEIFQLLRRKELGVQVHYIPVYMHPYYQQLEYREGESPVAEEFYKREISLPLYPAMTEENVNFVIETVFNMFKEATK; encoded by the coding sequence TTGATTAAGTATATTCCTTACGGAAAGCAATACATAGATCAAGACGATATTAAAGCCGTTGAGGAAGTTTTAAAAGCAGACTTTATTACTCAGGGGCCAAAAGTTCCTGAGTTTGAAAAAAAACTTGCTGAATACTGTGACGCAAAGTACGCAGTAGTTTTTAATTCTGGAACCTCGGCTCTTCATGCAGCTTACTTTGCCGTCGGCCTAAAAGAAGATGATGAGTTTATTACTACTCCCATTACCTTTGTAGCCACAGCTAACGCTGGACTTTTTTTAAGAGCTAAACCCATTTTTATAGATGTGGAAGCTAATACGGGAAACATAGATGCATCCAAAATAGAAGGAAAAATAAGTTCACAAACAAAACTAATAGTTCCTGTTCATTATGCAGGGCATCCTTGCGACATGGAGAAAATTAAAGAAATAGCTGATAGATATGGTCTTTCTATAGTTGAAGATGCTTGTCATGCATTAGGAGCAAAGTATAAAGGATCCAAAATAGGAAGTTGTAAATATTCTGATGCTACTGTTTTTAGCTTTCATCCCGTTAAACACATAACAACCGGTGAAGGTGGAGCTGTTTTAACTAATAGAGATGATATTTATGAAAAACTTTTAATGTTTAGAAATCATGGAGTAACAAAAGAGGAAGAAAAATTCGTTAAAATGAAAGAAGGTGATTGGTATTACGAAATGCAGTTTTTAGGTTTTAACTACCGTATGACCGATATTCAGGCAGCTTTAGGGATTTCTCAGTTAAAGAAACTTGATAAATTTGTAGAAAGAAGAAGAAAAATTGTAGAAATTTATAATAAGGCTTTTGATTATAATCCATATTTTGATATTCCAGTTGAAAAAGATTATGCTTATCACTCTTATCATTTATATCCTATAAGATTAAAAAACAACTATAAGGACAAGAAAAAAGAAATATTTCAGCTTCTAAGAAGGAAGGAATTGGGTGTTCAGGTTCATTACATACCGGTTTATATGCATCCATACTATCAGCAGTTAGAATACAGAGAAGGAGAGAGTCCAGTAGCAGAGGAGTTTTATAAAAGAGAGATAAGTTTGCCTTTATATCCTGCTATGACGGAAGAGAATGTAAACTTCGTTATAGAAACTGTTTTTAATATGTTTAAAGAGGCAACTAAATGA
- a CDS encoding cytidylyltransferase domain-containing protein: MKIGAIIQARTTSTRLPKKVLKELPYGSGITVLEQVIRRVKRSKLLDEVIIATTINSEDDPIVEISKREGIKCFRGSEKNVLERYYLCAKENKVDVVVRITSDCPCIDWEVIDKVVDRLLEKGLDYVGVERSYPHGCGDVEAFTFKTLEITYKEANNDFEKEHVCPYIYFTNKDKFKINFLKAPSYLTAPDIRVTLDTEEDYALLCAVFDYLYSRNNYFQAVDIINLFKEKSWLKLINRKVLQKKIFHSLEEELEEARKLLELQELNKAKEAIEKWMV, encoded by the coding sequence ATGAAAATAGGAGCAATTATTCAAGCAAGGACGACATCTACAAGATTACCAAAAAAGGTTTTAAAGGAACTTCCATATGGTAGTGGTATTACTGTTTTGGAACAGGTTATACGTAGAGTAAAAAGATCAAAACTACTTGATGAAGTAATAATAGCAACTACAATCAATTCTGAAGATGACCCAATAGTTGAGATTTCAAAGAGAGAGGGAATAAAATGCTTCAGGGGAAGCGAAAAAAATGTTCTTGAAAGGTACTATTTGTGTGCCAAGGAGAACAAAGTTGATGTAGTAGTAAGGATAACAAGTGATTGTCCTTGCATTGATTGGGAAGTTATAGATAAAGTGGTAGATAGATTACTTGAAAAAGGTTTAGACTATGTAGGAGTGGAGAGAAGCTATCCTCATGGATGTGGGGATGTAGAAGCGTTTACCTTTAAGACTTTAGAAATAACATATAAAGAAGCAAATAATGATTTTGAAAAAGAGCATGTTTGTCCTTATATTTACTTTACTAACAAAGATAAATTTAAAATTAATTTTTTAAAAGCACCTTCGTATTTAACTGCTCCAGATATAAGAGTAACTCTTGATACAGAAGAAGATTACGCTTTACTCTGTGCAGTTTTTGATTATTTATATTCTCGAAACAACTACTTTCAAGCAGTTGACATAATTAACCTTTTCAAAGAGAAGTCTTGGCTTAAACTAATAAACAGGAAAGTTTTACAGAAAAAGATTTTCCATTCCTTAGAAGAAGAACTTGAAGAAGCTAGAAAACTGTTAGAACTACAGGAATTAAACAAAGCAAAAGAAGCAATAGAAAAGTGGATGGTTTGA
- the pseB gene encoding UDP-N-acetylglucosamine 4,6-dehydratase (inverting) encodes MLDDKVILITGGTGSFGYKFTELTFKKFKPKKIIIFSRDEYKQFEMAKVFPEKKYPIRFFIGDVRDKERLYRAFDGVDIVIHAAALKQVPTAEYNPFEAVKTNILGAENVINAAIDRGVKKVITLSTDKAVSPVNLYGATKLVMERLFVAGNAYAGSKETSFCVVRYGNVVGSRGSVVPFFLKLAKEGKKEFPITDERMTRFWITLEEGVKLVWKVIETAKGGEVFVPRIPSMKIVDLARAISPECKFKIIGIRPGEKVHETLICEEEGRKTKKLDDNTFVILPQFQWRANLLKQYEKLPSVPEKFIYRSDKNDWWLSVDELKEMLKGVKVD; translated from the coding sequence GTGCTAGACGACAAAGTGATTCTTATCACAGGCGGTACTGGTTCTTTCGGGTATAAGTTTACGGAACTAACCTTTAAAAAATTCAAACCAAAAAAGATTATTATTTTTAGCCGTGATGAATACAAACAATTTGAAATGGCTAAAGTTTTTCCAGAAAAAAAATATCCCATTCGTTTTTTTATAGGAGATGTAAGAGATAAAGAACGCCTTTACCGCGCTTTTGACGGCGTAGATATCGTTATTCACGCGGCAGCTCTTAAACAAGTACCCACGGCAGAATATAACCCATTTGAAGCTGTAAAGACGAACATTCTAGGAGCAGAAAACGTTATCAACGCTGCCATAGACAGAGGTGTGAAAAAAGTAATAACATTATCCACAGATAAAGCAGTAAGTCCCGTAAATCTTTACGGAGCAACAAAACTCGTAATGGAACGCTTATTTGTAGCTGGTAATGCTTACGCAGGATCTAAAGAAACCAGTTTTTGTGTAGTACGTTACGGAAACGTAGTGGGTAGTAGAGGAAGTGTAGTTCCGTTTTTTTTGAAATTAGCTAAAGAAGGAAAAAAAGAATTCCCTATCACGGACGAAAGAATGACCAGATTCTGGATAACATTAGAAGAGGGAGTAAAGCTAGTTTGGAAAGTAATAGAAACTGCTAAAGGAGGAGAGGTATTTGTTCCCAGAATACCTTCTATGAAAATAGTTGACCTTGCTAGAGCAATATCTCCAGAATGTAAATTTAAAATTATAGGTATTCGTCCAGGCGAAAAAGTTCACGAAACTTTAATTTGTGAAGAAGAAGGGCGTAAAACTAAAAAATTGGATGATAACACTTTTGTTATTCTTCCTCAATTTCAGTGGAGAGCAAACCTTTTAAAACAATATGAAAAACTACCATCCGTACCGGAAAAATTCATTTATAGAAGCGATAAAAATGATTGGTGGCTTTCCGTAGACGAACTCAAAGAAATGTTAAAAGGGGTAAAGGTTGATTAA
- the pseG gene encoding UDP-2,4-diacetamido-2,4,6-trideoxy-beta-L-altropyranose hydrolase, whose protein sequence is MRVYILTEGSSSIGFGHVTRCLSLYQAFEERGIKPKFIVNGDKSIVELLKGTNYEIVNWLKEQQKIFKIVKDSDIVVVDSYLTDKNFHENLSKLVKLPVYIDDNKRIDYPKGVVVNGNIHAEGLNYPRRKEVIYLLGTKYIPLRKEFWEVPEKEIRKTIQSVMVTFGGDDIKKMTPKVLKLLNENYPELKKNVIIGKGFHNVDEIKTVADENTNLIYYPNAEEIKQAMLDYDIAISAGGQTLYELARVGVPTIAVAVADNQLKNVKGWEKTGFIEYTGWWKDKYVLDNIIFSIEKLKGFDVRLNRYIIGRRLVDGIGSLRNISKVLKILINKELIFREVKERDIWDIYEISNDNTVRQVSFNSNHIDKEEHKRWFANNYRNNFYVIVFRRKVIGQIRFSVKSENNEAIVSISLHRNYRQLGLGKFLLKKGLKKFLEGNKSITKIIALIKKSNYKSKSLFESVGFEKAENNGEWFRYELTRDKHEGI, encoded by the coding sequence TTGAGGGTCTATATCCTTACAGAAGGTAGCAGTAGTATAGGTTTTGGCCACGTCACAAGATGCTTATCTTTATACCAAGCTTTTGAGGAAAGAGGTATAAAACCAAAGTTTATTGTAAATGGCGATAAATCTATAGTAGAACTTCTAAAAGGCACAAATTATGAAATAGTTAACTGGTTAAAAGAACAACAAAAAATCTTTAAAATAGTGAAAGATTCGGATATAGTCGTTGTTGATAGCTATTTGACAGATAAAAACTTTCATGAAAATTTATCTAAACTCGTAAAACTTCCTGTCTATATAGATGACAACAAGCGAATAGATTATCCAAAAGGCGTAGTTGTTAATGGAAATATTCATGCAGAGGGCTTAAACTATCCCAGAAGAAAAGAGGTAATATACTTACTTGGGACTAAATACATTCCTTTAAGAAAGGAATTCTGGGAAGTTCCAGAAAAAGAGATAAGAAAAACAATACAAAGTGTTATGGTAACCTTTGGAGGAGATGATATAAAAAAGATGACCCCAAAGGTCTTAAAATTACTAAATGAAAATTATCCTGAACTAAAAAAGAATGTCATTATAGGAAAAGGATTTCATAATGTTGATGAAATAAAAACTGTAGCTGATGAAAATACGAACTTAATATACTATCCTAATGCAGAAGAGATAAAACAAGCAATGCTTGACTATGATATTGCCATTTCAGCAGGTGGTCAAACACTATACGAGCTTGCAAGGGTTGGCGTTCCTACGATTGCAGTTGCTGTTGCTGATAATCAACTTAAAAATGTAAAAGGGTGGGAAAAAACAGGTTTTATAGAATATACTGGATGGTGGAAAGATAAATATGTGTTAGACAATATTATTTTTTCAATAGAAAAGTTGAAAGGGTTTGATGTTAGACTAAATAGATATATTATAGGAAGGAGACTTGTAGACGGTATCGGAAGCCTAAGAAATATAAGTAAAGTTCTAAAAATTCTAATAAATAAAGAATTAATCTTTAGAGAGGTAAAAGAAAGAGATATTTGGGACATATATGAGATTTCTAATGATAATACTGTAAGGCAAGTATCGTTTAATTCTAATCATATAGATAAAGAAGAACACAAAAGATGGTTTGCAAATAACTATAGGAACAACTTTTATGTAATTGTGTTTCGAAGGAAAGTAATAGGTCAAATAAGATTTTCCGTTAAGAGTGAAAACAATGAAGCAATAGTCAGTATTAGTTTACATAGAAATTATAGACAATTGGGATTAGGAAAATTTCTTTTGAAAAAAGGTCTTAAGAAATTCCTAGAAGGAAATAAAAGTATAACTAAGATTATAGCTCTTATAAAGAAGTCAAATTACAAATCTAAATCTTTATTTGAAAGTGTAGGTTTTGAGAAAGCAGAAAATAACGGTGAGTGGTTTAGATATGAACTTACGAGGGATAAACATGAAGGAATTTAA